Genomic segment of Pseudomonadota bacterium:
CGACGCCGGTCGAGCGCATCGACACACACGGCGCCGTTGTCGCGCTGTGCGCCGACCGGGTGCTCAAGCTGAAGCGGGCCGTAACGTATTCCTTCCTGGACTACGGCACGGTTGCCAAACGCAAGGCAGCCTGCGAATCCGAACTCGCCATCAACCGCCGCACCGCGCCGGACATCTACCTGGACGTCAAGGCGATCACACGGGATGGGTCGGGGACACTGGCGATGGACGGCGACGGTGACCCGGTGGACTACGTCGTTGTCATGCGGCGCTTTGATCAAGAAGGCCTGTTCGACCGCCTGGCGGCAACCGGCCAGCTGACCAGTGGTCTGATCGATGGCGCGAGCGACGCGGTGGCGCGGCTGCACGATACCGCGGCGCTTCGACCCGATCACGGCGGCAGCGATGGCATGGCCTGGGTCATCGACGGCAATCTGAACGACATCGCCTCGTTCGTCCCCGCTGTCTTCGCCGAAGCCGACGTTCAGGACTTGGTCCGCCTAACCCGTAACGCGTTTGACACCCGGCGCGATCTCTTGGAATCGCGACGTCAATCCGGATCGGTGCGCCACTGTCACGGCGATTTGCATCTCAGAAATCTGTGCCTGATCGATGGTCAGCCTACGCTGTTCGACGCCATCGAGTTCAACGATCGCATCGCGTGTTGCGACGTGTTGTACGATCTCGCCTTTCTGGTCATGGACCTGATCGCACGCGACCTGCCGGAGCTCGCCAATCGGTCGCTCAATCGCTATCTCTGGCGCACCGGCGACTGGTCGGGCATGCCAGCGTTTCGGCTGTTTCTGTCGTGCCGCGCCGCGGTACGCGCGAAAGCGTCGGCGCTCAGCATTGATACGCAACCGGATGAGCCCGGCCGGCGCGACGCCATCGGGCGGGCACGCCGCTATGTAGCGCTGGCGACCGAGCTGTTGCTGGCAGAGCCCCCCAGGCTGGTCTCGGTCGGTGGTCTTTCGGGAACCGGCAAATCGACACTGGCCGCCGCATTGGCGCCGGGATTGGGCACGGCACCGGGCGCCGTCGTGCTGCGCTCCGACGTCCTGCGCAAGCGGTTGTTCAATCAGCCGTTCGAGTCCCCGCTTGACCAGGCGGCCTACCAACCCGCGGTTACGCGGAAGGTTTACGAGAAGGCAAACGCGTTGGCAGAAGCCTTGCTCGCGGCCGGATGGCCGGTCGTGGCCGATGCAGTCTATGCCAACAAGGACGAGCGCGACGGGATCGAAGCCATCGCGACCAAAAATGGCGTGCCATTTACCGGCCTGTGGCTGAACGCGCCGCTTTCGGCGTTGCGCACCCGGGTCGACCAACGACACGGCGATGCGTCGGACGCGGATGGTGCGGTCGTCGCACGTCAAGCGGAGCGCGATCTCGGCGCGGTCGCGTGGCGCTGCGTTGACGCCAGCGGCTTGCCCGCCGAAACGCTTGCGCGCGCCAAGACTGTCATCGATGACAACCCGGAGGTGGCAACGAGCGACCAACGGTCTTAGAGCGGATCCTGTTTTGGTGGAATCTGCTCTACACTTAGATAGAGAGCGGATTCACGTGGTTAAGTGGAACCGTAAGACGGTTCCACCTAATCACGATCCGCTCTAGGATTGCGCGTGGGGCAGACGAGACAGTGCGGAGCGACAGCTCATGAAAATCGCAAAGATCCTGGCGGCAGCGTCCGGGGACCCTGAAGCGCGGGCGGCGATGGAGACCGCCTTTCGCTTGGGCCTACGTTATGACGCCCATATTGAGGTCATCAATGTTCGCCGCAACCCGCGCGATGCCGTCGCGTTCATGACAGAAGGCATGACCGGCGCCGTCATTGAAGAGATTATCTCGACCGCCGAGCAAGACATCGACAACCGATCGCATCACGCACAACAGGACTTTCAAGCCTTGTGCAAGGACTTGGGAATTGAGCAGACAACCGAACCGGTCGCGGGAAAAGCGTCTGCCAGTTTTCATGTTGAGGATGGCCGTGAGGACGAGGTCATTGCCGAGCGCGGACGCCTGTCGGATTTGGTGATCGCAGCCCGCCCAGGCGCTGCCGGCGACGCCAAGGAAGAGGTCGTCGCGGAATCCGTCCTGATGGAGTCCGGCAGTGGCCTGCTGCTGATCCCACCGGGCAAGGCGTCGGATCTGAATGGACCGGCGGCCATCGCATGGAACGGTAGCGCGGAAGCAGCACGCGCTGTCCATCGCGCCATGCCGCTGCTGCTGGGCGCGGACACTGTCGCCATCATGTGCCCGGAAGAGAGTTCCATGCGCGGGCCGAGCGCCGAAGCACTGACCGACTACCTCGCGCTCCACGACATCAAGTGTCACAATCATCGTTTGCCGGGTGATTGGACCCATATCGGCGAGGCGCTGTTGAGCACCGCCCACGAAGAAAACGCGTCGTTCATCGTCATGGGCGCATTCAGCCAAGGCAAGTTGCGCCAGCTCATCTTGGGCGGCGCGACACGTTTCATGCTGAACAAGGCTGACGTGCCGGTGCTGTTTACCCACTGAGGTACGACGATGGCAAACCACGCCCAGCCTGACGCACCGACCGCCGGGACGCGATTGCGCGATGCCAACGATGCCGACCAGCCGGCGATCGCCGCTATCCTGCGCGACGCCACTCGCACGGCCTATCGATTCATGGCGTGGCCCCACACCGACCGAAGCTTCGATGCGTTTGTCGGTGACGCGATGACGCGATGGGACAGCGTCCGTGTCGCCGAGGATGCGGACGGCAGCGTGATCGGATTTCTGTGTCTAGAGGGCTCATTGATCGACCAGTTGTTTGTCGCGCCGCGGCACCAGAAACGGGGCGTCGGCAGCAAACTTCTGGACGATGCCAAGGCGCGCCAATCCAAGGGTCTCTCACTTCACACGTTTCAGGCCAACCGTTCGGCGCGCGGGTTCTATGAAAAGCGTGGTTTCCGAGCCGTCGGCTTTGGCATCAGCGAGGCCGAAGGCGAACCCGATGTAACCTATGTCTGGCCCGGACATGGCTGACGTCCAGACGATGAAGACCGTGGTTGTGACCGGCGCAAGCCGTGGTATCGGCCACGTCACCGTGATCCGCTTCGTCAGGGAAGGCTGGCGAGTGATCAGCTGTTCGCGCGACGATATTCCGTTTGACCGCAAGGTGGAGGATTCGCCGCATCGCCATATCCCGACCGACCTCGCCGATCAGGACGAAATCGCCGCCTTCGTCGAGGAAGCCAACGCCATCATCGGTGACGGCCCGGTGC
This window contains:
- a CDS encoding AAA family ATPase, giving the protein MTAGDQTDVIRFVTSPAAFGATPSTPVERIDTHGAVVALCADRVLKLKRAVTYSFLDYGTVAKRKAACESELAINRRTAPDIYLDVKAITRDGSGTLAMDGDGDPVDYVVVMRRFDQEGLFDRLAATGQLTSGLIDGASDAVARLHDTAALRPDHGGSDGMAWVIDGNLNDIASFVPAVFAEADVQDLVRLTRNAFDTRRDLLESRRQSGSVRHCHGDLHLRNLCLIDGQPTLFDAIEFNDRIACCDVLYDLAFLVMDLIARDLPELANRSLNRYLWRTGDWSGMPAFRLFLSCRAAVRAKASALSIDTQPDEPGRRDAIGRARRYVALATELLLAEPPRLVSVGGLSGTGKSTLAAALAPGLGTAPGAVVLRSDVLRKRLFNQPFESPLDQAAYQPAVTRKVYEKANALAEALLAAGWPVVADAVYANKDERDGIEAIATKNGVPFTGLWLNAPLSALRTRVDQRHGDASDADGAVVARQAERDLGAVAWRCVDASGLPAETLARAKTVIDDNPEVATSDQRS
- a CDS encoding universal stress protein, whose translation is MKIAKILAAASGDPEARAAMETAFRLGLRYDAHIEVINVRRNPRDAVAFMTEGMTGAVIEEIISTAEQDIDNRSHHAQQDFQALCKDLGIEQTTEPVAGKASASFHVEDGREDEVIAERGRLSDLVIAARPGAAGDAKEEVVAESVLMESGSGLLLIPPGKASDLNGPAAIAWNGSAEAARAVHRAMPLLLGADTVAIMCPEESSMRGPSAEALTDYLALHDIKCHNHRLPGDWTHIGEALLSTAHEENASFIVMGAFSQGKLRQLILGGATRFMLNKADVPVLFTH
- a CDS encoding GNAT family N-acetyltransferase, which produces MANHAQPDAPTAGTRLRDANDADQPAIAAILRDATRTAYRFMAWPHTDRSFDAFVGDAMTRWDSVRVAEDADGSVIGFLCLEGSLIDQLFVAPRHQKRGVGSKLLDDAKARQSKGLSLHTFQANRSARGFYEKRGFRAVGFGISEAEGEPDVTYVWPGHG